Below is a window of Fundidesulfovibrio magnetotacticus DNA.
CCGCCCAGTCCCCAGAATTCGGCCTTGAACGCCGCCAGGAAAATCCGTCCCAGCCCCGGGTCCAGGAGGAAGACGCCCCCGGTCGCGGCGGCCAGGACCCCGAAGAGCGCCAGGAAGCGCCAGGGCCGGAGGCAGGCGGGGTCGGGGGAGGGAGGGGGCGCCACGGCCTGGGCTGGCTCCGGCAGCAGGAGCACCCCGATCACCGCGCCGCCCAGGAGCATGGCGAAAGGCTTGAGCCCCAGGAAGAAGAGCCCGCCGGTGCAGACCGCCAGCCCCGCGCTCACCAGCCTCCCGGGCAGGCGGCGCAGGCCGTCCAGGGCCAGGCCCGCCAGCACGCCGGGCAGGGCCGCGCCCAGGCCCTGCAAGGCCGCGCGGGGCCAGGGCTGGGTCCAGAAATCGCCGGGAAGGGAGGCCAGCTCGGCCAAAAGGAGCATCCCGGGCAGGCAGGCGGCCAGGGTCGCGGCGACGAGGCCGGGCGCTCCGGCCCGGGCGTGGCCTTCCAGGGCCGCGCGTCGCGCCGGGGCGTCGCCGGGCCAGAGACTGGGCAGGCCGGGGCACAGGTCGCGCGGCATGGCGCGCAGGCCGCCTGGGGAGAGCCCGGCGGCAAGACCACGGAGAATAGCGTCGAGAAGCTTGCGGAAGGTGTTCATGTCTCCTCAGCAGATCAGGGCGGCCAGGGCCGCCGCGCCCAGCACCACCCAGTAGACCGCCACCCTGGCGGCCAGCGCCCCCAGGGAGAGGGCCAGGATGAGGGCGGTGCGCCAGTCCCAGGCCACGGCCTTTGAGAGGGTCCAGCTCACGGCCACGATCATGCCCCCCAGGGTGGCCAGCACGCCCGAGAGGGCCTGGCGC
It encodes the following:
- a CDS encoding chromate transporter, coding for MNTFRKLLDAILRGLAAGLSPGGLRAMPRDLCPGLPSLWPGDAPARRAALEGHARAGAPGLVAATLAACLPGMLLLAELASLPGDFWTQPWPRAALQGLGAALPGVLAGLALDGLRRLPGRLVSAGLAVCTGGLFFLGLKPFAMLLGGAVIGVLLLPEPAQAVAPPPSPDPACLRPWRFLALFGVLAAATGGVFLLDPGLGRIFLAAFKAEFWGLGGAGAWPLLSGDYVRARHWLAPGAFADLAALALAVPGPAAALAAGCGMLARGLPGALAAGAGAALSAALTLLASAPCMDAVAASPWARKALAGTGAVLCGITAGLAALTAAGRAWDASGIALASAALAASLWGAGRVWVALAAALAGVALYG